The region ATTAAATCAACAGTTAATTGGTCTGTGTAGTAGTAAACAACATCTAACACATAATTTGGATCCCAATTTGCCTCAGCTAATAATTCTTTTGCTTTTTCTGGATTATATTCATAATCATTTAAACCAGAAACTTTGCTTGATCCATTTGGCGTTAAGCTATTAGCAGGAACAGCTGAACCATTGAATAAGTTATCACAAATTGCTTGCATATCGATTCCATAACGAATCGCTTGACGAATGCGTGCATCAGCTAATGGTGAAACAGATCCATCTTTTTTATTAAATTTATTTACATACAATAAACGAGTATAACGAACATCCACTTGATTAATAGTTAATCCCTCAACCCCTTGTAAAGCTTTCACATCATCAACATTTTTCGTATACCCATAGTCAAGTAATCCAGCTTTTGCGTTATTAACAAAGTTTGAATCACTTTCACCACTTGGTGTTAAATGAATTTTAAAATTTGCCACACCATCATAGTATTGATCAAATGGAACTAATACGGTATAGTCGTTCATTTTTACTTCTTCAATTTTATATGGACCTGACCCAATTGGGTTTTGGAAGAATTTTGCTTGTTGAATTTGAAGCGGGTCAACATCTGTGAAATACTTTTGTGGTAATGGAGCAAATTGTGTAAAAGTTAACAACGCATCTGGTGCTACTTTTTCAAACGTAATCATCACATTATTTCCATCAATCACGATTCCTTCAAGTTCTTCTGTATCTCCTGCTAAATAAGCATCAGCTCCTAAAATAGCATGGAAAGTTGACGTGAAGACTGGATTTAACACAGCGGTTCTCATTGAGTATTCGATGCTCCATTTAATATCTTCAGGTGTAATCTTTTCTCCATCATGCCAATAGATATTATCTCTTAAAACAAAAGTTAATTGTGTTCCATCTTCACTTAAGGAATAGTCTGAAGCAAGTCCTCCCTCTACTGGATTTAAGTTTTCATCTGCTTCAATTAAGTGCTCATATAATACTTTGTTATACATAAATAATCCTGGGTTTAACCATGGTGTTTCAAAAAACTCAACAGCCCCCCCATTTGAATACAGAACTTTTTCTTCATTAGATGTTGCTGGTTGCTCTGCAACTGTTCCTCCATTTGAACTATCGTTAGTTTCATTTTTTGCCTCATTTCCTCCATTACCACAAGCCACTAAAGATACACACGCTAGTGTTGCAATCATCCCAGTAAATAACTTCTTCATCCACTTTTCCTCCATCTCAATTTGATGTGAAAAAAATATTCATCATCTAAATTTTTTTTGAATATTTATTTCATTTACAAACTCATCATATCATCGCCCACACCCTGTGTAAACGTTTTTAAAAAATGAGAAAAAATAGTCCTAATGAGAAACAAATTTGTCCATATCATCACTTTTTTAGGGTTCAATATAAAAAAACAGATGGTTTGATGACCATCTGTTTTTTTGACTTTTTTTATTCTGCAACAGCTGTTGAAGCCAATTGAATATTTAACTTTTTTGTATCCAACTTAACTTCAGATAAAGCTTCCTCATCTGCAATTAAAATGACATTGGGATGCACTTGTAAGATTGAAGCTGGACAATCCGTTGTCACACTTCCCCCTACCATATGTGCAACTGCTTTCGCTTTATTTTTTCCAAGTGCGATTAACACAATTTGATTCGCTTGTAAAATGGAGCGAATCCCCATCGTCACTGCATATTTTGGTACCTCATCTAATGACTCAAAAAATCTCGCATTATCAAGACGAGTTTGCTCATCTAATGTTACAACATGAGTCGTTGCATTAAATGGTGTTCCAGGCTCATTAAATCCAATATGCCCATTTGAACCAATACCTAAAATTTGAAGATCTACTTTATTTTGACGAATCACTTCATCATATCGTAAACATTCATCCTGCGGATTCAAACAATCTCCTGATGGAATATTAACATTATTTAAATCAATATCAATATGATTAAATAATTGTTCTTTCATAAATGTCGCATAACTTTGAGAATGTGTTGCATCAATCCCAACATATTCGTCTAAATTAATCGTTTTAACATGTTGATACGACGTCTTATTTTTTTTATGATCTTCAATCATCGCCTGATATAATCCAATCGGGCTACTTCCAGTTGCTAAACCTAAAACAGGATTTTCTTTTGTTTTTACAACCTTTAAGACTTCCGAAAGAGCAGCCTGTCCCATTGCTTCTACAGATTTAACTTTAATAATTTTCATCCTTATTCCTCCTTAATCAAAATCTTCTCAAATTCTTGATTATCTTCCTTACCTACATTATACCTGTCTATACAAGTCCTGTCTATACAAGTTTTTGATTTTTTTTAAAAAGGCCTAACTGGCCTTTCATTAAATATGATGAATATGATAATAAACTGCACCAACTAAACCGGCATTATTAAAAAGCATGGCCGATTCAACTTTCAATTCTTTTTTGAACTGTTCCATTGCATGAGATAAGACATACTCTCTAATAGGCTTAATAAATCGCTCTTCTTGCGTGCAAACACCGCCACCAATCACAATAATTTCAGGATTAAATAAATGAACCAAACTCACAAGTCCTTTTGCAATCATAAGAATCCATTCTTCTACCATATCAGCTACTTTTTCATTCCCCGCTTCTAACGCCTCAAAAATAACACGTCCATTTACCTCATCCCTTGAAACAGGTAAATCTAACTCATCATACCCCTCTAAAACTTTGTTAACTAACGCCGTCATCGATGCATAATTTTCATAGCACCCTATATTTCCACAACGACATTTCACACCATGAGAATCAATCGAAAAATGCCCTAACTCACCCCCAATTCCAGTAGTCCCTTGCAAAATCTCGCCATTCACTAGGATTCCACCTCCAACTCCTGTTCCAATGGTTATTCCGATGACATGCTCGTAACCTTTCGCACGCCCTAACCACTTCTCACCGATAATCATACAGTTCGCATCATTTAAAACGGTCGTTTTCAATCCATATTTAAGCTCTAATTCCTCTTTAATATTTGTATGACACCAATTTTTAATATTTCCCCCAACACCAATGACACACCCACTTCGATAATCGATTTGTCCTGTTGCTGATACTCCAATCCCTAAAAAATCTGCCAACTCTACCTGCTCTTTTTCAAAAAACTCATCAATTGCTACCTTAACTGTTTCAATAATAGGGGTCTCATAAGCATCAAATGCAACACCTTTACTATACGTTGAAATAATCTCTCCCGTTTTATCAACAATCCCTAACTTAACAGCCGTCCCACCAATATCAACGCCTAAATATTTCATACACACCCCTCCTCAAATTGAATAAATCTTAAAACTTCATCTTCAAATCGATTGCAAAGTTCATGATCAAACTTTGCAAATACTAAGTGCATCTTATTACACATTGCCTGATTGAAAATAGCATACTGCGTACTTGGTGGACAAGATGAATCAAGCAAACCTGTTCCAAGTAAAAATTTACAGTTTAATTGCTTCGCAAAATGGACCACATCTAAATACCCAAGTCTTGAAAACACCTCATCCTCACGCTCATGAAGTGGATCAAACCATCTAAAATAATAACGAAGTCCTTCATACATTAATGAATCTAAATCCATTTCCCATACTCGTTTAAAGTCAGCTAAAAAAGGATCTTTAGCCACACATTTGTTAATTTCTTTATTCATTGCGGCCACAACAATCGCAAGTGCTCCACCTTGTCCTTGTCCATAAGAGACTATTTTTTTGGTATCAATTTGAGGTAATTGTGATCCAATTTTTGATAATAAATAGGCATCTAAATAAACTTTTCGATAATACATTTGATCCAGTTCATCATCAATGCCTATCATTAAATGACCACAGACAGTTGTTCCTAAAACACCTCCCAAATCTTCACTCATTCCGCCTTGTCCTCGACAATCCATTGCTAACACGGCATAACCAATGCCAATATAGCGCGTTAGATGATACCAACTCTTACTACTTTGCTTATAATCATGAAATTGAAGGATAAGCGGTACATTTTGGCGATTCTTTGGACAAATATATTTCGCATGAATTCTTGCGCCATCAATTCCCTTAAAATATAACTCATAATAGTCAGCACACTCATTTAAGAACTCTTTTTTTACCAATTCATACTCTAAGTCTCTCTCATTTAGTCGCGCTATTTGTCGATTCCAATAGTCAATAAAATCCGAGGGATAATTTCCTTTTCCTAAATAACAATTAAGTTCCTGTATAGGCATATCCATCATTGGCATCTTAATCACTCCCCTCTAGAAAAAAATCAATTAACAAATTATCAAAAATTCCAATTTCTTCATGTTTATAATCAGGAAAGATGACGTGTTTTTTCGGTCCATTCAAATGATTAAAAACAGCAAACTGCGTACTAGGCGGACATATCTGATCCATCAATCCTGTTCCTAATAACACAGGTACCTGAATTCGATGAGCGAAATGCTGAGCATCAATATATCCGAGTTTTGTAAATATTTCTTCTTTTCGTTCATGTAATGGATCGAACCACTTAAAGTAATAGCGAAGTCCCTCATAGGCTATCTGATCCAAATCCATTTCCCACACACGTTCATAGTCAGATAAGAATGGATACAGTGCAGCACATCGTTTTATCATTGGATTTAATGCCGTACAAATAAGAGCTAATCCACCTCCTTGACTGGCTCCATTAGCAAAAATTCGTGTGTGATCAATCCCTTCTAACTGTTCAACAATGCGACAAAGAAGACAGATATCCTGAGCTAACTCAACATAATACATTTGTTTAGGATCCCCATCTAATCCTGCTACAATATGACCAGATACCGTCGTTCCAATTCGTTTGGATAAATCCTCACTTTTACCTCCTTGACCCGGACAATCCATTGCAATTACGGCGCATCCTATCCCAACGAAAGAGGTTTGCTCAAACCAACTTCGACTCGCTCCAGGATAGCCATGAAACTGAAGAATGAGTGGAACATTTTTGGACGATTTGGGCTTTATATATTTCGCATATCTTTTACCCCCACGTATTCCGATAAACGATATCTCATAATATTCACAAGTCTCAAACTGATAAATTTCATATGGATTCATTTCATAGTTTAACGAAACATTTAATACTTCTAAAATTCTTTCATTCCAAAAATCATCAAAATCTTGTGGAATCGGATTCGTTCCGTCGTAGATTTCAAGCTGCTTTAAAGGCATATCAACCATTGGCATCCGCGTCTCTCCTTTTAAACTAGGATTTATTTTAAAATAACACCCGCTACTTTGACGGGTGTTATCTTTATTTAAATTTGTGTGCAGATCAATTTATCTCTTAAAGATGCTTTAAAAATTCAACATCATGAATTTCGTATTTTTCTTTTAATACCTTGAATCCTTCTTTATAAATGGCTTCATTTTCAGGTGTTACATTTTCAAATGGACGACGGCAGTACCCTGCATTAATTCCCATCCATTTAAGCATCACTTTCATTAAAGCATAGAACGATGGATAACTTAAAGCATACATAATAATTTCGACTGCTTCTTTTTGTAGACGCTTTGCCTCGTCCAATTCCTTATTCTGGACCGCATTGTAAATATTAATAAATAATTCTGGCATCACATTGTAAAATGATCCAACAATTCCATCTGCTCCAGCTAATAGTCCAGCCATGGCCATTTCATCTGCTCCGGAGTAAACCAAGAAATCTTCTCCAATTTCATCTTTTATTTGAGTAATTTCATATAAAGATAAGGCTGTGTATTTAATTCCTTTAACATTTTCAATTTGAGCTAATCGTTTAATAGCATTCATCCCAAGTAATCCAACAAGCGGTACGTTATAAACAATCATTGGAAGAGAGGTTGCATTGGCAATATCTTCATAGTATTTTACAATTTGATCCTCATTAAATCGCCAATAAAATGGTGGGACACTTGAAATTCCATCTGCTCCAGCTCTTTCAGCATGTTGTGCCAATTCAATTGATAATTTAGTTCCAATAGCTCCAACATGAACAACGACTGGAACGCGCCCTGCTACCTCATCCATGACAATTTCAACAACACGCATTCTCTCAATAGATGACATGGTAAATCCTTCACCTGTTGAACCAGTTAAATATAATCCATTTACCCCTTTATCAAGTAAAAAGGAAACTAACTGCCTCATTCCCATCTCGTCAATATTTTCGTCTTTGTCAAATACCGTTAATAATGCTGGTACAACCCCTTTAAAGTCTTGAATACTAAATTTACTCATCTTTTTAAGTCCCCTCCGCCTAAGTAGCTTTTGAATCGATTATAAAAATATTTTTCAAACACTTCTTTTAAAATGGAGTTTTCCTCCAATTTCATTGTTATCTTAACACTAAAACTACTATTAGTAAACGCTTACCGGCGGGATAAAGTAGAGTTCAAAAAAAAGTGAATATGAAGTGTGACTTTATCCATATCGTTTTAATATAGATTAAAAAGGAGTCTATCTCTTTTGAAATAGACTCCTTTTTAGGAAATGGGATTAACTTAGTTTTAATAGTAAGGATAAGATGAGCCACAAGATGGTGCTCTGTGTCCATATCCCCATCCGTAATTAGGACGGCCCCATCCATAACCGCCATAATATGGATACCCCCATCCATATCCTCCGTAAAATGGATAGCCTCCCCATCCAAAACCTCCGTAAAATGGATAACCAAATCCACCCATAAAAAAGCGTTCATCTTCTGGTCCTCTTGTCATTCCACATACTGGTGGATAAGGAATCGAATAAGGACTTGGCATTGGTGGATATGGAACACCTGCATATGGGAAGGTCATCTGAGGAACATTAGGAACTTGATAATTTGTTGTCGTATAAGACGGAGCACCTTGATAATATGATTTATTCATATTAACTAGATATTCCTCCATTGTTTGTTGAGTACTTGCAATTTTTACACCCTCATTAGGCGCTTTTACTGCCTCGGTTTTGGTTTGAACCTGTTTAAGTGGAATAGTTACGGCTTCTTCGGTTTTGGTTTGAACAAGTGGGACAGTAGTCATTTCTTGATGGGTACTCACTGTGACTGGCGTCTCTGTCACTAAAGAAGTCATATTTTCAACTGGTTTTTGGGTTACCGTTTGCGTAGTCGTTGTCGTCGTTGTCGGTGTTTCAGAAAGCATATGACTCTCTGTTACTGTTACTTTTTTTGTTGGGGTTGTGTTGACAACAACAGGCTCTGTAGTTGTTGCAGTTTGTAAATTAATACTCTCCTTATCTAAATTAGGATAATACTTTTGAATGTTTTGTGCTACATTTGGCTCATCTTTTCTGACTGGTGATGGCACTTTAACTTTTAATCCGGGTACGAGTGGAGTTAAATGATTAATATGTGTATTCATCCCTATCAAATCCTGGACACTAACATTGTATTTTTCTGCAATAGAATCAAATGTGTCATTTCGTTGCACGATATGGATTTTCATAAGTCCGATTCTCCTCTCTACAATTTTCTCTTTACAATATATGTTAACCATTTCTTGAATATAACTTCGTATTTCATGAGAAAAAGATTCTATTATCTAAAGATAAAGATTTTTAAATGATGTAATTCTTCTCAAGGGTTAGGTCTTTTAGAAGCTAGACCTATTTTTAAAAATAAAATCTATCTTCGATTACTCTAGAAAATATCCTGCAAGAAAGACTGGCCTATCAAGAAGAAAAATCTCTGCGTTGCTAGAGTCATTTAATAACAGTTTCACACCATTACAAATCTAGACGTATAGTCAATGCTAATCCATTACAAATAAAAATTTTTTTATTTAATCTGGCGCTCTTTAAACCAATACCGTCCCATTTTGATTATGAATTTAGAGTAAATATTTTATTTATTATTGTTAATTTAAAAACAATAAAAGAATGAGATGAATTGACATATTCATGCTGTACCATGTTGGCTTTAAAGTAACGCATAAAACAAAAAAAACCATATTACGACATGTAACATGGTTTTTTGAAATAGGATTAGTCTTTGAATTCAAATTCAAAGTTAAGAATACGAACAAGATCTCCATCTTGTACCCCAAGATCACGTAATGCTTGATCAACTCCAGCATGACGTAATTGACGTGCAAATCGCATAACAGATGCTTCACGATTAAAGTCTGTTTGATGGAAGATTTTTTCAATATGGGCTCCAGTTACCACATAAACTCCATCATCTCCACGAGTGATATGGAATTTAGCTTCTTCAGGAGCAAACTTATACATAACTGATTGTTCCACTTCTTCTTCATCATATAATGGGAATTGTGGAGTTGTTTCTAATAAATCAGCTGTTTTGTATAATAATTGGTCAATTCCTTGACGTGTTGCAGCAGAAATCTCAACGATTGTAACATCGTCTCCTACTTTCTCTTTAAAGATACGTAAGTTTTCTTCTGCATCCGGATTATCCATTTTATTCGCCACAATAATTTGTGGGCGTTCAAGAAGTTTATAACGATATTGTCCTAATTCGTTATTAATCGTTACATAATCTTCATAAGGATCTCGGCCTTCCATTCCTGACATATCAATAACATGTAAAATAACACGTGTACGTTCAATATGTCGTAAGAATTGATGACCAAGTCCAGCTCCACTTGCCGCTCCCTCAATTAATCCCGGTAAATCAGCCATAACGAATGAACGACCATCCGGAACTCCAACAACACCTAAATTTGGCACTAATGTTGTGAAGTGATAAGCAGCGATTTTTGGTTTACAAGCTGAAACAACAGAAATTAAAGTTGATTTTCCGACACTCGGGAATCCAACTAATCCAACATCAGCTAAAACTTTTAATTCAACACGAATTTCGCGTTTTTGTCCTAACTCACCATTTTCAGCAAGTTCTGGCGCTGTATTTCTTGGTGTAGCAAAATGAATATTTCCACGTCCTCCGCGTCCACCTTTTGCAATAACAGCACGTTGTCCATTTTCAGTTAAATCAGCAATAATTAAATTTGTGCTCGTATCATAAACGATTGTTCCAACAGGAACTTTAACAATTAAATCGTCTGAATTTTTACCATGGCAACTTTTTGCCATTCCATTTTCACCATTCTTAGCGGCTAAAACTCGGTTATAGCGAAGATCGAGTAACGTTGATAATCCTTCATCTGCGACGAAAACGACACTTCCACCGTTTCCTCCATCTCCACCTGCAGGTCCACCATTGGCGATATATTTTTCGCGACGGAAGGCAACAGCACCATTTCCTCCATCACCTGCCGTCACTTTAATTTTGACTTGATCTATAAACAAGGCAATCCCTCAATTCTATTTTGCGAAGCAAAAGCTTCATCAATTTGATTATCTATTTATATTATCAATTGATTTAGTCTTTCTCATACAAAGAAATCTACATAAAAATAAACCCCTAATCTGATGATTAGGGGAATTATTCAATCAATTAGTTAGCTGCTGGGTAAACAGAAACTTGTTTTTTGTCGCGTCCTAAACGCTCGAATTTAACAACACCATCGATTTTGCAGAATAAAGTGTGATCTACACCCATACCTACGTTTACACCTGGATAAATACGAGTTCCACGTTGACGGTAGATGATTGATCCTGCAGTAGCAAATTGTCCATCAGCTAATTTAGCTCCTAAACGTTTTGACTCAGAGTCACGACCATTCTTTGTAGAACCAACACCTTTTTTAGATGCGAATAATTGTAAATTTAATTTTAACATGTTTCCACCTCCTATTTGTTTTCTATTACTGTTAAATATTTAAAATGATCTTCTTCAATCGT is a window of Turicibacter sanguinis DNA encoding:
- a CDS encoding ABC transporter substrate-binding protein, producing MKKLFTGMIATLACVSLVACGNGGNEAKNETNDSSNGGTVAEQPATSNEEKVLYSNGGAVEFFETPWLNPGLFMYNKVLYEHLIEADENLNPVEGGLASDYSLSEDGTQLTFVLRDNIYWHDGEKITPEDIKWSIEYSMRTAVLNPVFTSTFHAILGADAYLAGDTEELEGIVIDGNNVMITFEKVAPDALLTFTQFAPLPQKYFTDVDPLQIQQAKFFQNPIGSGPYKIEEVKMNDYTVLVPFDQYYDGVANFKIHLTPSGESDSNFVNNAKAGLLDYGYTKNVDDVKALQGVEGLTINQVDVRYTRLLYVNKFNKKDGSVSPLADARIRQAIRYGIDMQAICDNLFNGSAVPANSLTPNGSSKVSGLNDYEYNPEKAKELLAEANWDPNYVLDVVYYYTDQLTVDLMTTIQAYLSQIGIQMNFRLVEGDLATILWSAPEDQVNGPSAVDWDMAYGANAALSMHEYYDRYRTGSASNSHTPSDETLNTLIDATNSSMDAKVQQDAFYELQKYENETLFTMALYYQPVFLVQSQKIVKGADAIGNPQYNYNWEIQNWELAE
- the nagB gene encoding glucosamine-6-phosphate deaminase, whose amino-acid sequence is MKIIKVKSVEAMGQAALSEVLKVVKTKENPVLGLATGSSPIGLYQAMIEDHKKNKTSYQHVKTINLDEYVGIDATHSQSYATFMKEQLFNHIDIDLNNVNIPSGDCLNPQDECLRYDEVIRQNKVDLQILGIGSNGHIGFNEPGTPFNATTHVVTLDEQTRLDNARFFESLDEVPKYAVTMGIRSILQANQIVLIALGKNKAKAVAHMVGGSVTTDCPASILQVHPNVILIADEEALSEVKLDTKKLNIQLASTAVAE
- a CDS encoding ROK family protein produces the protein MKYLGVDIGGTAVKLGIVDKTGEIISTYSKGVAFDAYETPIIETVKVAIDEFFEKEQVELADFLGIGVSATGQIDYRSGCVIGVGGNIKNWCHTNIKEELELKYGLKTTVLNDANCMIIGEKWLGRAKGYEHVIGITIGTGVGGGILVNGEILQGTTGIGGELGHFSIDSHGVKCRCGNIGCYENYASMTALVNKVLEGYDELDLPVSRDEVNGRVIFEALEAGNEKVADMVEEWILMIAKGLVSLVHLFNPEIIVIGGGVCTQEERFIKPIREYVLSHAMEQFKKELKVESAMLFNNAGLVGAVYYHIHHI
- a CDS encoding acetylxylan esterase, coding for MPMMDMPIQELNCYLGKGNYPSDFIDYWNRQIARLNERDLEYELVKKEFLNECADYYELYFKGIDGARIHAKYICPKNRQNVPLILQFHDYKQSSKSWYHLTRYIGIGYAVLAMDCRGQGGMSEDLGGVLGTTVCGHLMIGIDDELDQMYYRKVYLDAYLLSKIGSQLPQIDTKKIVSYGQGQGGALAIVVAAMNKEINKCVAKDPFLADFKRVWEMDLDSLMYEGLRYYFRWFDPLHEREDEVFSRLGYLDVVHFAKQLNCKFLLGTGLLDSSCPPSTQYAIFNQAMCNKMHLVFAKFDHELCNRFEDEVLRFIQFEEGCV
- a CDS encoding acetylxylan esterase, translated to MPMVDMPLKQLEIYDGTNPIPQDFDDFWNERILEVLNVSLNYEMNPYEIYQFETCEYYEISFIGIRGGKRYAKYIKPKSSKNVPLILQFHGYPGASRSWFEQTSFVGIGCAVIAMDCPGQGGKSEDLSKRIGTTVSGHIVAGLDGDPKQMYYVELAQDICLLCRIVEQLEGIDHTRIFANGASQGGGLALICTALNPMIKRCAALYPFLSDYERVWEMDLDQIAYEGLRYYFKWFDPLHERKEEIFTKLGYIDAQHFAHRIQVPVLLGTGLMDQICPPSTQFAVFNHLNGPKKHVIFPDYKHEEIGIFDNLLIDFFLEGSD
- a CDS encoding dihydrodipicolinate synthase family protein — its product is MSKFSIQDFKGVVPALLTVFDKDENIDEMGMRQLVSFLLDKGVNGLYLTGSTGEGFTMSSIERMRVVEIVMDEVAGRVPVVVHVGAIGTKLSIELAQHAERAGADGISSVPPFYWRFNEDQIVKYYEDIANATSLPMIVYNVPLVGLLGMNAIKRLAQIENVKGIKYTALSLYEITQIKDEIGEDFLVYSGADEMAMAGLLAGADGIVGSFYNVMPELFINIYNAVQNKELDEAKRLQKEAVEIIMYALSYPSFYALMKVMLKWMGINAGYCRRPFENVTPENEAIYKEGFKVLKEKYEIHDVEFLKHL
- a CDS encoding LysM peptidoglycan-binding domain-containing protein, which produces MKIHIVQRNDTFDSIAEKYNVSVQDLIGMNTHINHLTPLVPGLKVKVPSPVRKDEPNVAQNIQKYYPNLDKESINLQTATTTEPVVVNTTPTKKVTVTESHMLSETPTTTTTTTQTVTQKPVENMTSLVTETPVTVSTHQEMTTVPLVQTKTEEAVTIPLKQVQTKTEAVKAPNEGVKIASTQQTMEEYLVNMNKSYYQGAPSYTTTNYQVPNVPQMTFPYAGVPYPPMPSPYSIPYPPVCGMTRGPEDERFFMGGFGYPFYGGFGWGGYPFYGGYGWGYPYYGGYGWGRPNYGWGYGHRAPSCGSSYPYY
- the obgE gene encoding GTPase ObgE gives rise to the protein MFIDQVKIKVTAGDGGNGAVAFRREKYIANGGPAGGDGGNGGSVVFVADEGLSTLLDLRYNRVLAAKNGENGMAKSCHGKNSDDLIVKVPVGTIVYDTSTNLIIADLTENGQRAVIAKGGRGGRGNIHFATPRNTAPELAENGELGQKREIRVELKVLADVGLVGFPSVGKSTLISVVSACKPKIAAYHFTTLVPNLGVVGVPDGRSFVMADLPGLIEGAASGAGLGHQFLRHIERTRVILHVIDMSGMEGRDPYEDYVTINNELGQYRYKLLERPQIIVANKMDNPDAEENLRIFKEKVGDDVTIVEISAATRQGIDQLLYKTADLLETTPQFPLYDEEEVEQSVMYKFAPEEAKFHITRGDDGVYVVTGAHIEKIFHQTDFNREASVMRFARQLRHAGVDQALRDLGVQDGDLVRILNFEFEFKD
- the rpmA gene encoding 50S ribosomal protein L27; translation: MLKLNLQLFASKKGVGSTKNGRDSESKRLGAKLADGQFATAGSIIYRQRGTRIYPGVNVGMGVDHTLFCKIDGVVKFERLGRDKKQVSVYPAAN